TTTAGAATCGGTTTAGGTTTtagcatttatttataattaattactatttaattatgtttaaaaaagttactaatatttatttataagtcttctaccattttttgttttatttagttctCATATTATTATTCACCGATGATATATGAAACTTATGCACCCACAATGcattaaatgttttgaaattaccaccacaaaatttaatgttaatgtCAACTAAAAATAAGAtacattttgttttaaataagaatttaaaCTATCAAAACATATTGGAGAATCATTGAAACaattaaacattgaaaaatatttgcaatatcatttcataataattcaCTAAATAACAGAAGATAAAGTGGACATTAATTTAATTGCACCACAGTTTTCTTTTCGTATCTATGTTTATTTCACcaattatgttaaatattaaatgaatataacAGTGTTATAACTTGTGATCAGAGCTTGAAGCTGCTTTCTCGGTCTTAAGATTTTCCTCCAATCTCGGACCTCGTTCTACTTTCTCGGTCTTTACCATCTCTTCAGCAGCATGAACCTCATCCTCAATATCTAGGATCACAGCGAGCGGCCTATGAGAACCAGGGACAGTAGCCTCCTTCACTTTCAGATGTTCATCAACATGAACAGTGTTTCTTCaactttcttctttctcttgagGAAACAAAACAGAGTGACTGCAAGGAATGCGAGGAAAAAGCCACCGCATGAGAAAAACACAACAATTATAACCGCATGGTTGGGTGAGGCCATCGCAGTATCAGAAGATGCTGTGAAGTTTATATTGATTTAACTTTGTGCAGTAATTGGGAGAACTGGGAGTCTTTTTGTAGTGATATTGTGTATTTTCTTTCGCATTTGGATTCATATGAAGTATCAAGTGACTTGGCTCTCATTCTAAGTTTAGACAGGATGGGCTAATGGGGTTTGTTTGCATTGTAAAACACTTAAACTGTCCTTGGTTTTCTCCTAAAGCTAACACGAAATCGAAACTCCTAAAGACATACGGGATGAGAAAAGATCGCCGGctcaaaaaagaaatgaaagtataaaagaaaaaccataaCGTGGCCAACAAATTAGATCAGAGTATTTCAATCGGCTGAAAATATTTCTGGAATCTAAAGGAATGATGATCGCCCATTTAACTAGAAAAGTAACTATTGCTTCTACCTTAAGGACATGTTGCAATTAGTAAGGTGAGAGTTTTGACTAGAATCTTACTATACATTGATGAAAGAAATACAGAGTAACTACGAGTTTGATTAGCAGGTGTACCACTGAATTCAGCCAGAAGAGCAAATCAGCATACGGATCAGATGTTAGCCAGATGACATACAGTTTTGCTCTTCTCACAAAATAACATAGAAATTTTCACCAAATAAAGAACGAAAAGAAAACTCCTGAAACttgtccatttttttatttttgcctgACTTTCATCAGTTAGTAATATTAATAAACGTGCATTACATCATGCTACGACAACCATAATTCATCTTTCGTCTCAAGAGGGGACTTCACAGCACATGTTCTTATGCAGAGACGGAGGAGGGGGGTGGGAAGGAGAAGTAAAAGGATTGCAAGTTCTTGTTCACTAAACGGTTACTCCATCCTTGGAGAGCATCATTGATAGGAGAATTTCATTCCATGTATCAGGCACTCCAGGAAGACACCAGTGGCTGCAATCAGCTACCGACTGCTTATCGCTCCAAGTGCCAACATGAGCATCACTACGGAAAGCTCCCATGGGGGTTACATGTAACACTGTCACAGGAGTTGTCATTTTCTTTACAACATCAATTATAATGTCAGAAATTCGGCTATGGTCTCTCCCTTTAGTTTTCAGCCAAGGGCGTCGAGTCACTTTGCATGAATTACGGTTTCGACCTCTGCAAGTGAAAAGACCAGTTAGTTAGCCAGATGAGTGTGCAAATTAGCTACACAGAGATCACCACCTAAAGATCTGAGGGAGATGCGACCAAGCAAGTTGTTTAACAAATTCttgtttttatattgaataaatataattatttatatatgttgtatcaatttatgttaataatttataaaaattgaatcaaattaaagttacataaataaatttgtacaacatcaaatttcaaaatttaagtataaaaattagacattaaaatatagttttgagatttatttatttttcttttatccaGCAATTAAAAACACGTATACTcgtatatactttttttttcacatctCCTCTTCTTTTGTGTAATGAGTAAATGTTACAAAAGAGGACACGGAATTTAGTacatcttatatatatactaattttctTACCAGCGATGCATGGGTTTGAGTAAATGTTTTGTACATGAGTAAatgtttcaattaaaatatatttaaattattatataaatttccataaatttaattatatgattggtattataaataaatttataatttcttttatatttttgtagttcaagattttatttgataaaataatgtattaaattgttatatatGCATGATATATACAATTTCCTAGATTAAACAGATGAAAAAGTATTTATGGAAttcattaatttgttatttatgaaatctatttataataaatgttttaaatatttttaaaaagctttttattttgttttatttttagaaacttAATCCTTAACATATAAATAGAGTAAATTCCTAATATACAATAGTACAGAAATTTGAAgcatattttaatcttattttaaatacatatgcTACTACTAAAGTCCaagcttttaaattattttaaaattaaattgaccaCGTCAACTAAAAGCTGAagttattgtaatataatatatatatatatatatatatatatatatatatatatatatatatatatatagtatgtGAAATTCCATACTTCTTTAACGTCTTAATTGGAGACATTGTTATAAGTAATgattttagatcaattttaattgCCCTTTTCAATGGTATAtcttcttttatactttttagaAGGGGTTTTATGCTTTGGTTCGATATGGGTACGAGTATGTTCacttcttttgatttttctcaatGTCTTCATGCTTATAATTTGTGTCGGATATgagtatttcaaaaaaaaaaaacattaaatcatAGCAATATGGCATAACTGAAGTGCTTAGttattgaataaataaacaagtatcATTTGAAAAATAGTGTTTATATTAGAATTTCAACAGGAAAAAGAATTTGCCATATCAttcagttttttctttttcacctaAAAATCTTGCaaaatttccattcaatttactCTTCTTAATTTACCATGACAAAAATGCAAAGCCATACGTTGACACATTGAAGCCAAAGCCTTTCCAAACCTGGAGGTTCTTATGTAGAAGAACTAAGCTCATCGGTAGAATTGAGAATGCTATATTATTcttattgtttaaaataatgtttatagTAACAACTTTTAAACACACAAAGTTTTATGTGTTTATGCTGATCCCAACTTAGCACCCAaataattattatctttttcaGCTAAGGTGGAATACTTGCTTTGTAGATGCCTTATTTTctaaagcaaaaagaaaaaaaagaaaaaacctggTAGAGAGCAGAATGGCTTACATCCAATGCGAAGATTCAAAAGTCCGGAAGAACACCCTAGTTCTGTTTCTGTTGACTGAAGACTCAACCCAAGATACCCATGTCTCCAATGCAGTTCTAAAGGCAGATGCGATCCCCATTCCAAGCTTTAGTGATCTACCTGCCTGAAAATAGCAACCCCTGTCTGGTAAATTCTGTTAGGAGATTTctacaaaaaaatgaaacatgCATATagatttgtaatttagtcctaaaagcAACAGTGCGAGCAGTTCGATACTTTGTCACTATATTAGAACAGCAAGGAGAAAATGAGGCATAAACTGCACTATAGGTGTAAATTCAAACAAGCAGAACACATCATATAGGTTGGTAAacatagaaatagatgaaaagaTATATATCAACACAAATCACATTATTGCAAATTTACCATGCCTGTGCATTAGCAATCTTTGATGCATTGCCACCTCAAAAACAATGACTCAGAAATTAAGACATATCAAGTTTTAATGACTCAGCTTGGAACATAAATTGATGCAAGTAAACGTTCATGAAACTAAATGAACTAAAAattgaaaccaaaattttaactgGAAAAATTCTGTTGCATCCACCAAAGAACACCAATATATGCAGTTAAAGATATCTAGATAACTTACATATCAAAAAGCTTAGTTGGCGTCCACCAATGACCTGAATTAAATATCAAGAAATCAGAGTCAATCCACTCCTTGCTCATATCATCCAGCTTGTCAAGTTTGACTGTTGATTTAACCCTCTTAGGTGCATGCCTTGGTGCTGAACCAGGCTGCACTAGGAAAACTGACCGATAAAAGTCAACACGTAAATTATATGAACTGAAATACACTCCTAAAAACCTAATTCGTTTAGTGATCTTATTTCCATTAATTTCATAGACATTCCTCTTATCCTGCACACCTTGCATAAGCAAACATATCATAGACTCCCATTGTGTTCTGCTCAATGAATCGCCAACAAAAACAATCCGTTTCCCATGAAGCTTTCCAAGAATCTCTTGCACATTAAACCTTGGAATTTCACAGTTTTTAGGCTGCCATCTCCATTTTTGATAACCCCTATCTCTTCTTCCATTAACCACACAATCAAACCCACGCTCAGCAAAAGGACATTGTGAAGCATTATATAAAGGGTAACTTTCATCAGGGATCCATTTGCCATAAAAAACATTGCATTTGGCAACTAAATCATCAGACTCATGAACTGTATAAGTACGAACCGCTGGCTGATATATTGGAAAGACATGAAAATATGTGCATACCATTGCTAAAAGGAACgataaaaataaaccaataacAATAAGTGCACTGATTGATTCAGAAACACAATGCTTACAGTGAATCTTTACAAATCTGTCACTAAAACTCAAAACCCTTTCATGAAATTGTCTCAACTTGCTAAATGAACACTGTTCAACCTCAAAATTACCCAACATCTCAGCTATCTTTTCCGAAATGTGCACTGATTACCATAAAGAACTAGCCAACTTCTAATCAGATTTCAGAAATGAACGACAAAGTAAAGCTAAGTAACCCAAATTAGCAGCATCAGTATATAAACCATGCAATCGAAATGAAAAACACTTGAAGTTCAAGATCCcagatttttttctcaaaaagaTGAAATCTTACAGTTGTTTTTTTCCAACGCAACCGGGCATCTGCGAACTCAAGCAGGAGTTGCAAGCAAGGTAGTTGGGAATAATGAAATAAAGATGGAAGGTGAGGGCATTTTGGGGATTCAAATAGTAGTTCTGAACATGATGTAAGAACCGCAATCTtaaaagggcaaaatggtaataaAGAATGGAAGCTCCTGGCACCAGCTCGCTATCTAACGCCTAACAAtatttttagcaattttatttattatttaaatttttattgataatatatttgtagacataaatatttttgaagtggatgaatttttaaaagtttttatagacataaaatagttttcttatgttaaatatatttgttaaacttttttacaaatttttaatgtttgatgattaaaataattttaaatttaaaacaatgattttgaagTTTATAATTAGAAAAGGAACAAATATTTTCAatgttctaaatttttaatttttaagtgattttgttgtttttaagtACATGAAAGCTTGTATTGCAAGTAAtgtaaatttagataaaaataatatttatatatattattaattaaaaatatttaaaaaaaagttatatgcACGGCAATAAGAGTGAATTAAcagaaaatgttattttttaatatttattggaTTAGGcctttttctaaatatttatgagattaggtcgattttttttcaaacatgtTGAGCTGGACATGATTGCAGTGTACTTTGCAAGAAAATACGCTGAGCTAAACGCATTTTTAGCGAACGTTGCAGGAAAACGTTTCTAACTAGACACGCTTTCCTACTCTATCAGCAAAACGCTTCCAACTCAGCGCGTTTTCCCTAATGGCTACCCCACAGCAGTCGAATTCCAACAACAACTTCCCACCCCCAATGGtaaaaaaaaccatttaaaacccctctattttttttaaattcacttgtaacaccccttactcatCTTCATCACTAAATTCGGGTTACGGGAAGTTACAACAATTAACAGAacaaatgatacgagtcacaaaggccttagatgcgtatacgaaggaaaaagaaaatcaagattcactttcttgttttcaagaaaatcaagaaatcgaatcttggtccaattttgatgttttgagcgatttcaagaatcaagaaaatcaagatttcaaatcttggaaattttggtccaagaaaccaaggcgcattggatcttagttacgagcattaacaagccaattttgggagagaacggattacaagcccaagttcttgaagacacgacccaataagatgttccaagcccaatcctGAAATTTAAATCAGACTTAGTTCAAAattaggccaaattgtcaaagtggcccaatttgtaaaattttaattctttaaatacttagttttaatttttagactttataaataaatttctatgtaaaaattcagcccaaagaGGCCCattaaaggccttggacgaaattcccttgaaagtaaagaaaaaataggttttttttttttagttttcctattaggactaggaaaatagttagaaggcctatatgtatggcttggccagccacccttatagACATt
This sequence is a window from Gossypium raimondii isolate GPD5lz chromosome 5, ASM2569854v1, whole genome shotgun sequence. Protein-coding genes within it:
- the LOC105766050 gene encoding protein trichome berefringence-like 7, which encodes MLGNFEVEQCSFSKLRQFHERVLSFSDRFVKIHCKHCVSESISALIVIGLFLSFLLAMVCTYFHVFPIYQPAVRTYTVHESDDLVAKCNVFYGKWIPDESYPLYNASQCPFAERGFDCVVNGRRDRGYQKWRWQPKNCEIPRFNVQEILGKLHGKRIVFVGDSLSRTQWESMICLLMQGVQDKRNVYEINGNKITKRIRFLGVYFSSYNLRVDFYRSVFLVQPGSAPRHAPKRVKSTVKLDKLDDMSKEWIDSDFLIFNSGHWWTPTKLFDMGCYFQAGRSLKLGMGIASAFRTALETWVSWVESSVNRNRTRVFFRTFESSHWIGRNRNSCKVTRRPWLKTKGRDHSRISDIIIDVVKKMTTPVTVLHVTPMGAFRSDAHVGTWSDKQSVADCSHWCLPGVPDTWNEILLSMMLSKDGVTV